One segment of candidate division TA06 bacterium DNA contains the following:
- a CDS encoding ABC transporter ATP-binding protein translates to MTDKFSIAAHDLKKIYRRGSEEIPAVNGVSLSIKPGEFISFVGPSGSGKTTLINILGCLDNPSTGRLRVDGRDIFSEGKTLSEADLTRVRRDLFGYVFQKFYLIPTLTVLENVALPFTFYKKPGAEQGVDGILKMLGIDHRRHHLPGQISGGEMQRVAIARALVNKPRILLADEPTGNLDTKRSSEIGVLLGELNKREGLTVILVTHNPNLARMAHRSVELRDGMVYDGPETCVPDERCA, encoded by the coding sequence ATGACCGATAAATTTTCCATCGCAGCCCACGATCTGAAAAAGATCTACCGTCGCGGCAGCGAAGAGATCCCGGCCGTCAACGGCGTTTCCCTTTCCATCAAGCCGGGCGAGTTCATCTCCTTCGTCGGGCCCTCGGGCAGCGGCAAGACCACGCTGATCAATATCCTGGGCTGTTTGGACAATCCCAGCACCGGGCGCCTGCGGGTGGATGGACGCGATATCTTTTCCGAGGGCAAGACCCTGTCCGAGGCCGACCTGACCAGGGTCCGCCGGGACCTGTTCGGCTACGTCTTCCAGAAGTTCTATCTGATCCCCACCCTGACCGTGCTGGAGAACGTGGCGCTGCCCTTCACCTTCTACAAAAAGCCCGGGGCCGAGCAGGGGGTGGACGGGATCCTGAAGATGCTGGGCATCGACCACCGCAGGCATCACCTGCCGGGGCAGATCTCGGGCGGCGAGATGCAGCGGGTGGCCATCGCCCGGGCCCTGGTCAACAAGCCCCGGATCCTGCTGGCCGACGAGCCTACCGGCAACCTGGACACCAAGCGCAGCAGCGAGATCGGGGTGCTGCTGGGAGAACTGAACAAACGGGAAGGCCTGACCGTGATCCTGGTCACCCATAATCCCAACCTGGCCCGGATGGCCCACCGCTCGGTGGAACTGCGCGACGGGATGGTCTATGACGGGCCCGAGACTTGCGTGCCGGACGAGAGATGCGCCTGA
- a CDS encoding ABC transporter permease yields MINIFQVAYKNLLRKKSRSGLTIVGIALAAWVLISLLGFNKGYEASLNSDIDNLGFQMLVTAKGCPYEAATLMLKGGTGLRYLKSAIADSIAKQPEVDKVTLMLMQAVFDPNKGESGGITAFLGVDPATFPAMKTVLEFKQGKWFTDPNAYEAVMGYEAAELEQREVGDKYLIPEKNVELTVVGIHKRSGTQDDGTIFLPIGTAQKIFGRQGELTGIGIKIKKEANIAKFEERMYTLPDVQVVSLAQVKQTIMSLVSTAKVMVFSIAVIAILIAIVGVVNTILMSVMERLQEIGILKSMGAMASDIFKLIWLETLILCLSGGFIGTGLALLTAKLTEALIRGLLPYTPTGGLVRIDASLVLLTFGVVTLIGLVSGIYPSWRAGRVRPLEAIRSETD; encoded by the coding sequence ATGATCAACATTTTCCAAGTCGCCTACAAGAACCTGTTGCGCAAGAAATCCCGCAGCGGGTTGACCATCGTGGGCATCGCCCTGGCCGCCTGGGTGCTGATAAGCCTGCTGGGCTTCAACAAAGGCTATGAGGCCTCGCTCAATTCGGACATCGACAACCTGGGCTTCCAGATGCTGGTCACCGCCAAGGGCTGTCCCTACGAGGCCGCTACATTGATGCTGAAAGGCGGCACCGGCCTGCGCTACCTGAAATCCGCCATCGCCGACTCCATCGCCAAACAGCCGGAAGTGGACAAGGTGACGTTGATGCTGATGCAGGCGGTGTTCGACCCCAACAAGGGCGAAAGCGGCGGGATCACCGCCTTTCTTGGCGTGGACCCGGCCACCTTTCCCGCCATGAAAACCGTATTGGAATTCAAGCAGGGGAAATGGTTTACCGATCCCAACGCTTACGAGGCGGTGATGGGTTACGAGGCGGCCGAGTTGGAGCAGCGCGAGGTCGGCGACAAATACCTGATCCCGGAAAAGAACGTCGAGCTCACCGTGGTCGGCATCCACAAACGTTCAGGCACCCAGGATGACGGCACTATTTTCCTGCCGATCGGCACCGCTCAGAAAATATTCGGCCGGCAGGGCGAGCTGACCGGCATCGGCATCAAGATCAAAAAGGAAGCCAACATCGCCAAGTTCGAGGAACGGATGTACACCCTGCCGGACGTGCAGGTGGTCAGCCTGGCCCAGGTGAAGCAGACCATCATGTCCCTGGTCTCCACCGCCAAGGTGATGGTTTTCTCCATCGCGGTAATCGCCATCCTGATCGCCATCGTCGGGGTGGTCAACACCATCCTGATGTCGGTTATGGAGCGCCTTCAGGAGATCGGGATACTGAAATCCATGGGGGCCATGGCCTCGGACATTTTCAAGCTGATCTGGCTGGAGACCCTGATTCTGTGCCTGTCGGGAGGATTCATCGGCACCGGCCTGGCCCTGCTGACCGCCAAGTTGACCGAGGCCCTGATCCGGGGCCTGCTGCCCTACACCCCCACCGGCGGCCTGGTGCGGATCGACGCCTCGCTGGTACTTTTGACCTTCGGGGTAGTGACCCTGATCGGTTTAGTGAGCGGCATCTATCCCTCATGGCGGGCCGGCCGGGTCCGGCCGCTGGAGGCCATCCGCAGCGAGACGGATTGA